A single candidate division KSB1 bacterium DNA region contains:
- a CDS encoding bifunctional (p)ppGpp synthetase/guanosine-3',5'-bis(diphosphate) 3'-pyrophosphohydrolase translates to MEEKYRKACDALIRRVRRYNPKADTDLIDRACQFSYRAHKDQLRKSGRPYFEHALAVAEILVDLRLDPDTIAAGFLHDVAEDTGTTLEEVEKEFGPTIAGLVDGVTKIGGLGFDTFEERQAEDFRKMIFSMIKDVRVILIKFADRLHNMRTLQYLPEKRREQVARETRDIYAPLAHRLGVAKIRWELEDLALKYLDPQAYEELSRLVREGRAERERYIQRVARPIRKALKDAGIRATITGRPKHFYSIYNKIHKRGVPFEQIYDLFAIRIIVDRVEECYGALGIVHSLFTPVHDRFKDYIAIPKSNRYQSLHTTVVGPDGRMVEIQIRTREMHRIAEDGIAAHWKYKEGKVKEDELDKYLTFLRQFLDWEAETHEPADFLENLQIDLYRDEVFVFTPKGDLHKLPVGSTPVDFAFDVHTDIGLHCIAAKVNGRIVPLDYQLRSGDTVEIITSPAQRPNPDWIKFVRTTKARNRIKRWVRESLFESSVRIGEDLLREALNKHHISRDRVDLPGLAQSYGFSDEQKLYAAIGQGDIQVDNVIRKLLPAEPKPEEPSDQSLLQRFLQRARGSAKGVRVQGVDNVLIEFAKCCQPVPGDHIWGFVTRGRGVVIHRTDCNNVLKLMEEPERHVQVEWDVDRDKLFLVSLYVLSEDRKGLLADISKAITDSDTEIVSVNMKKEDALASGFIIVQVRNLHHLNRIISRISKVQGVVSVTRMEPSSQQKVDAGN, encoded by the coding sequence GTGGAAGAGAAGTACCGAAAAGCGTGCGACGCCCTCATCCGCCGGGTGCGACGGTACAATCCCAAGGCCGATACCGACCTCATCGACCGCGCATGCCAGTTTAGCTATCGCGCGCACAAAGACCAACTGCGCAAATCCGGTCGCCCCTACTTTGAGCACGCGCTGGCCGTGGCAGAGATTCTGGTGGATCTCAGGCTCGACCCGGACACCATCGCCGCTGGATTCCTGCACGATGTGGCCGAGGACACCGGCACCACGCTGGAGGAGGTAGAGAAAGAGTTTGGCCCCACCATTGCCGGGCTGGTGGACGGGGTGACGAAGATCGGCGGCCTGGGCTTCGACACCTTCGAGGAGCGGCAGGCGGAAGACTTTCGCAAGATGATTTTCTCCATGATTAAGGACGTACGGGTGATCCTGATCAAATTCGCCGACCGCCTGCACAACATGCGCACGTTGCAGTACCTTCCCGAAAAGAGGCGGGAGCAGGTTGCCCGGGAAACCCGAGACATCTATGCGCCATTGGCTCACCGATTGGGCGTAGCGAAGATCCGCTGGGAGCTGGAGGACCTGGCGCTAAAGTATCTTGATCCTCAGGCCTATGAGGAACTGAGCAGGCTTGTGCGTGAAGGTCGTGCTGAGCGCGAGCGATACATCCAAAGGGTAGCTCGCCCGATTCGGAAGGCGCTCAAAGACGCAGGTATACGCGCTACCATCACCGGCCGGCCGAAACACTTTTACAGCATCTACAACAAAATTCATAAGCGAGGCGTGCCTTTTGAACAAATCTACGACTTGTTCGCTATCCGCATCATCGTCGACCGGGTTGAAGAGTGTTACGGCGCCTTGGGCATTGTGCACAGCCTGTTTACGCCTGTACACGATCGTTTCAAAGACTATATCGCTATCCCCAAGTCCAACCGCTATCAATCGCTGCATACCACCGTCGTCGGGCCGGACGGACGCATGGTGGAGATTCAGATCCGCACCCGGGAAATGCACCGGATTGCAGAGGACGGCATTGCCGCGCACTGGAAGTACAAAGAGGGCAAGGTCAAGGAGGATGAGCTCGACAAGTATCTGACCTTTCTGCGCCAATTCCTCGATTGGGAAGCGGAGACGCACGAACCGGCCGATTTCTTAGAGAATCTGCAGATCGACCTCTACCGAGACGAGGTGTTTGTCTTCACGCCAAAAGGCGACCTGCACAAACTTCCTGTGGGTTCCACGCCGGTGGACTTTGCTTTTGACGTGCACACCGACATCGGCCTGCACTGCATCGCCGCCAAGGTCAATGGGAGGATCGTTCCTCTGGACTACCAGCTGCGGAGCGGGGACACAGTAGAGATCATCACCTCTCCCGCGCAACGGCCAAACCCGGACTGGATCAAGTTCGTGCGCACCACCAAAGCTCGCAACCGCATCAAACGGTGGGTCCGGGAATCTCTGTTCGAAAGCAGTGTCCGTATCGGTGAGGACTTGCTGCGTGAGGCGTTGAACAAGCATCACATTAGTCGCGATCGGGTGGACCTGCCCGGACTGGCGCAAAGCTATGGTTTTTCTGACGAGCAGAAGCTCTACGCCGCCATCGGGCAGGGCGACATACAAGTGGACAACGTCATCCGCAAACTTCTGCCTGCCGAACCAAAGCCGGAAGAGCCCTCGGACCAATCCCTGCTGCAGCGCTTCTTGCAGCGGGCGCGCGGCTCGGCAAAGGGGGTGCGCGTGCAGGGGGTGGATAATGTGCTCATCGAGTTTGCCAAGTGTTGTCAGCCGGTGCCTGGCGATCACATCTGGGGCTTTGTCACGCGGGGCCGGGGCGTGGTAATCCACAGAACCGATTGCAACAACGTGCTCAAACTCATGGAAGAGCCGGAGCGGCACGTGCAGGTGGAGTGGGACGTGGACCGGGACAAGTTGTTCCTGGTCAGCCTGTACGTGCTGAGTGAGGACCGCAAGGGGTTGCTGGCCGACATATCAAAAGCCATTACCGATTCCGACACCGAGATCGTGAGCGTCAACATGAAGAAGGAGGACGCTCTGGCGAGCGGGTTCATCATTGTGCAGGTACGGAACCTGCATCATCTCAATCGCATCATCAGCCGCATTAGCAAGGTACAGGGTGTGGTGAGCGTGACCCGCATGGAACCTTCCTCCCAGCAGAAGGTCGATGCCGGCAACTAA
- a CDS encoding integration host factor subunit beta, translated as MKRTITKKDVAKRTAKNVGERIYVVEKVVDGVFTALREFMQEADPEVRIEIRDFGVFEVKTTKPKPKARNPKTGDIIYVPARRKTHFKAGKLLKEALKRPLAELEAEAKASK; from the coding sequence ATGAAGAGGACCATCACCAAGAAGGACGTAGCGAAAAGGACAGCCAAGAACGTCGGGGAACGAATCTACGTAGTTGAGAAGGTAGTAGACGGCGTCTTTACCGCGCTGCGTGAGTTCATGCAGGAAGCGGACCCCGAGGTGCGCATCGAAATTCGGGACTTTGGTGTGTTTGAGGTGAAAACCACGAAGCCGAAGCCCAAAGCTCGGAACCCCAAGACCGGCGATATCATCTACGTTCCGGCACGGCGCAAGACTCACTTCAAAGCCGGCAAGCTTCTGAAGGAGGCGCTGAAAAGGCCTTTGGCCGAGCTTGAGGCCGAAGCAAAGGCCTCCAAGTGA
- the ruvX gene encoding Holliday junction resolvase RuvX → MTEIRILAVDYGRRRVGVAVSDPTGHIAQGLPTLTHRGLAHAATLVAHLVREYRAQTVVVGLPLSMRGSTTSATEEVEKFIGRLATLVTVPIVRWDERLTTVAAQRAMQEMGSSPSRHRERVDQVAATMLLQAYLDSQKR, encoded by the coding sequence GTGACAGAGATCCGTATTCTGGCCGTTGACTACGGCAGGCGTCGGGTGGGTGTGGCGGTGAGTGATCCCACCGGGCATATTGCGCAGGGGTTGCCCACGCTCACCCATCGCGGCTTGGCACACGCTGCGACCCTGGTGGCACACCTGGTGCGAGAGTATCGGGCGCAGACAGTGGTCGTCGGCCTGCCGCTAAGCATGCGCGGCAGCACTACCAGCGCCACCGAAGAGGTGGAAAAGTTCATTGGCAGGCTTGCCACACTGGTCACCGTGCCCATTGTTCGTTGGGATGAGCGGCTCACCACCGTGGCTGCCCAGCGCGCCATGCAGGAGATGGGAAGCTCGCCAAGCCGCCATCGTGAACGGGTGGATCAGGTGGCCGCTACGATGCTCCTCCAGGCCTACCTGGACAGTCAAAAGCGATAA
- the lnt gene encoding apolipoprotein N-acyltransferase — translation MRTNLILCLLTGISLTLAFPPFHVGFLAYVSLIPFFFLLRGKTFGETFRWSYLCGLIVSVGTLYWINWVTLPGGLAAIVVLPLYFSIYALLHHLVHKQWGEIAFVTIPFLWTGVEFLRSLGEIAFPWTLLAYTQTRYLKLIQFANITSAFGVSFWVATINVLLYRVILTRRNWRAALAYAASAVLLFALPWWYGTRVMSKEKAPDRSLRVVLVQGNIDPLLKWDRELKELNFATYERLTRGSICHNPDLVVWPETATPCYLRHEPEDMDRVRRLVDSLGVPLLTGSPDYVYDLESGFATYNSAFLLLPGEDDLQRYAKMQLVPFGERVPYQDAFPFSLVKRLLDALELGEGNWSPGKDAVVFTMPHREGASRFSVPICYESVFPELVRKFVVRGAEFLVVITNDAWFGRPSLPRWLCGGMYQHAEIAVFRAIENRIAIARCANTGVSALIDPYGRIVQATDIFVEAVVAGEVPLRREDTFYARHGNVFTVVASAIGAAAAAAGPFVGRIRGCRSEEEPCVQAQPERQGVNS, via the coding sequence ATGAGAACTAACCTTATTCTTTGCCTCTTGACAGGGATTAGCTTGACGTTGGCATTCCCACCTTTCCACGTGGGGTTTTTGGCTTACGTCTCGCTGATCCCGTTTTTCTTTCTGCTCAGAGGCAAGACCTTTGGCGAGACCTTTCGCTGGAGCTACCTCTGTGGCCTGATTGTGAGCGTGGGGACCCTGTACTGGATCAACTGGGTCACGCTCCCCGGCGGGCTTGCCGCAATCGTGGTGCTGCCGCTCTACTTCTCTATCTACGCGCTGCTTCATCATCTCGTCCACAAGCAGTGGGGCGAAATTGCCTTTGTGACTATCCCCTTTCTTTGGACTGGGGTGGAGTTTCTCCGCTCGCTGGGAGAAATCGCATTTCCCTGGACGCTGCTGGCCTATACCCAGACGCGCTACCTGAAGCTCATCCAGTTTGCCAATATCACGAGCGCTTTTGGCGTGTCATTTTGGGTGGCCACGATCAATGTGCTTCTCTACCGTGTTATCCTCACTCGGCGGAACTGGAGAGCGGCCTTAGCCTACGCAGCAAGTGCCGTACTGCTGTTTGCGCTTCCCTGGTGGTACGGCACGCGGGTAATGTCCAAGGAGAAGGCGCCGGACCGTTCTCTGCGGGTGGTGCTTGTGCAAGGGAATATCGACCCATTGCTGAAGTGGGACCGCGAACTCAAAGAGCTCAACTTTGCCACGTACGAACGTCTCACCCGAGGATCGATTTGCCACAACCCAGATTTGGTGGTATGGCCTGAAACGGCTACACCGTGCTACCTGCGCCATGAGCCTGAGGACATGGACAGGGTGCGTCGGCTCGTGGATTCCCTTGGCGTGCCGCTCCTGACCGGTTCCCCTGACTACGTCTACGATCTGGAATCTGGTTTTGCCACCTACAACTCGGCCTTCCTACTCTTGCCTGGCGAGGATGACCTCCAGCGCTATGCGAAGATGCAGTTGGTGCCATTCGGAGAACGGGTGCCGTACCAGGACGCTTTCCCTTTCTCTTTGGTGAAGAGGCTTCTGGATGCCTTGGAACTGGGGGAGGGCAATTGGTCTCCAGGCAAAGATGCGGTAGTGTTCACGATGCCTCATCGAGAGGGGGCCAGTAGGTTTTCGGTGCCGATCTGCTACGAATCGGTGTTTCCGGAACTAGTGCGCAAGTTCGTGGTGCGCGGAGCGGAGTTTTTGGTGGTGATTACCAACGACGCTTGGTTCGGTCGGCCGTCCCTTCCACGGTGGTTATGTGGAGGCATGTACCAGCACGCGGAGATCGCGGTGTTTCGGGCCATTGAAAACCGCATTGCCATCGCCCGGTGCGCGAACACTGGTGTTTCAGCGTTGATCGACCCGTACGGTCGTATTGTCCAAGCTACAGACATATTTGTCGAGGCAGTGGTGGCGGGTGAGGTGCCCCTGCGCCGAGAGGACACTTTCTATGCGCGGCACGGAAATGTGTTCACGGTAGTGGCCTCGGCAATAGGCGCGGCGGCGGCAGCAGCAGGTCCATTCGTGGGGCGGATCCGAGGTTGCCGTTCGGAGGAAGAACCTTGTGTACAGGCGCAGCCGGAGCGCCAAGGAGTGAACTCATGA
- the bamD gene encoding outer membrane protein assembly factor BamD, whose protein sequence is MRGVRTLVCLGGIAAVLLASSCAKQKIRPNLTAEERLALAKQMFAKEDYLDAKQQLLVLTLSFQGSAVADEAQFYLAECHYRLKEYVLAISEYERLLKSYPNSPYVDDAEYKIGMSYFKLSPSSGLDQENAHKAIEHFQRFLEDYPDSPLKKEVEANLQACRNKLAKKDYDNGVLYRKMGYFDSALIYFDSVLANYYDTPYGDKALFWKGECLLKLNRRKEAQEAFASYAQRYPRGSQIDRVRRRLKELSAQLGSEEAATNPPPRR, encoded by the coding sequence ATGCGAGGTGTGCGAACGCTTGTTTGCTTAGGGGGGATTGCGGCAGTGCTGCTTGCCTCCTCTTGTGCGAAGCAGAAGATTCGACCGAACCTCACTGCCGAGGAACGCTTGGCTCTGGCGAAGCAGATGTTCGCGAAGGAGGATTACCTAGATGCGAAGCAGCAACTGTTGGTGCTTACGCTGAGTTTTCAGGGGAGTGCAGTGGCCGATGAGGCGCAATTCTATTTGGCGGAGTGCCATTACCGACTGAAAGAGTACGTGCTTGCCATCAGTGAATACGAGCGGCTGCTGAAATCGTACCCAAATTCCCCCTACGTGGATGACGCCGAATACAAGATCGGCATGAGCTACTTCAAGCTTTCACCCAGCTCTGGGCTCGACCAGGAGAACGCGCACAAGGCGATAGAACACTTTCAGCGTTTTCTTGAAGACTATCCGGACAGCCCTCTCAAGAAAGAGGTGGAAGCGAATCTGCAGGCATGTCGTAACAAGTTGGCAAAAAAGGACTATGACAACGGTGTCCTTTACAGGAAGATGGGTTACTTCGACTCCGCGCTGATCTATTTCGATAGCGTGCTCGCCAACTATTATGACACGCCGTACGGCGACAAGGCGCTTTTCTGGAAAGGCGAATGTTTGCTGAAACTAAACCGTCGCAAGGAAGCGCAGGAGGCGTTCGCCAGCTACGCCCAACGTTACCCCCGCGGCTCGCAGATCGACCGGGTACGGCGCCGACTGAAAGAGCTTTCTGCTCAGTTGGGAAGCGAGGAGGCCGCGACTAATCCTCCCCCCAGAAGGTGA
- the nadD gene encoding nicotinate-nucleotide adenylyltransferase has product MRLGLFGGTFDPIHIAHLIVAEWVREEMGLDRVLFVPAALPPHKTDRMLSPAWQRLAMVRLATAGSPWFEASDLEIRRGGVSYTIETVRALRQQYKLQPHELFLIIGSDSLKDMGSWREPESIFAESAVVVVPRPGFDPSEAPPQFASKATLIAAPLVEISSSEIRERVRSGKSIRYLVPPGVERLINEHGLYRHPSEVTSGEQGDGEG; this is encoded by the coding sequence ATGAGATTGGGACTTTTCGGTGGAACATTCGACCCCATCCATATTGCCCATCTGATAGTCGCGGAGTGGGTACGCGAGGAGATGGGCCTGGACCGCGTACTTTTTGTGCCTGCCGCACTCCCTCCGCATAAAACAGACCGCATGCTTTCTCCAGCCTGGCAACGCTTGGCAATGGTTCGCCTGGCGACGGCCGGTTCCCCTTGGTTCGAAGCCTCCGACCTGGAAATTCGGCGCGGTGGAGTGTCCTATACCATTGAGACGGTGCGGGCTCTGCGGCAGCAGTACAAGCTGCAGCCGCATGAGCTTTTCCTCATCATCGGGAGCGATAGTCTCAAAGACATGGGGTCGTGGCGCGAGCCCGAGAGCATCTTCGCCGAGTCGGCAGTGGTCGTGGTGCCAAGGCCGGGTTTTGACCCCAGCGAGGCGCCCCCCCAGTTTGCGTCAAAGGCAACGCTGATTGCTGCGCCGTTAGTTGAGATCTCCTCCTCTGAGATACGGGAACGCGTGAGGAGCGGAAAGAGCATTCGCTACTTGGTGCCCCCAGGCGTGGAACGCTTAATCAACGAGCATGGATTGTACCGGCACCCGTCTGAGGTGACCTCCGGAGAGCAGGGGGATGGGGAGGGGTGA
- a CDS encoding 1-acyl-sn-glycerol-3-phosphate acyltransferase, protein MIYWLSVLFLRVLARVYFRGRVFERYRLPRTGAYIGVINHQSHLDVVALTMVVNRRVHTMAKHSLFSIPVVRWWLRAVHMFPVRRETSDHRAFGHALTLLRAGEVLFMAPEGTRRRPGQQPPGRARTGFVLLAHLAGCPVVPVAVWGTGRALPPGARFPRPVRVALMVGAPIMLPPLPSGPERKRVLQEQADAVMREVYRMLEEIEQRMGRAQGE, encoded by the coding sequence ATGATCTACTGGCTTTCGGTCCTTTTCTTGCGCGTGCTGGCGCGTGTCTACTTCCGGGGCAGGGTATTTGAGCGGTATCGTTTGCCCCGCACCGGCGCGTACATCGGTGTCATCAATCATCAAAGCCATCTGGACGTGGTGGCGCTCACCATGGTGGTGAACCGGCGCGTCCACACCATGGCCAAACACTCGCTCTTTTCCATTCCCGTTGTAAGGTGGTGGCTTCGGGCGGTGCATATGTTTCCGGTACGGCGTGAGACGAGCGACCATCGGGCGTTCGGTCATGCGCTGACCCTGTTGCGTGCCGGAGAGGTGCTGTTTATGGCCCCGGAGGGCACTCGCCGCCGTCCGGGTCAACAGCCGCCTGGACGGGCACGGACTGGTTTCGTGCTGTTGGCCCATTTGGCCGGATGTCCGGTGGTTCCTGTGGCTGTCTGGGGGACCGGGCGCGCGTTGCCGCCCGGGGCGCGCTTCCCCAGGCCAGTGAGGGTGGCGCTCATGGTGGGCGCGCCCATTATGCTTCCGCCGCTGCCGTCCGGCCCGGAGAGAAAGCGGGTCCTCCAGGAGCAGGCTGACGCAGTGATGCGAGAGGTGTACCGGATGCTCGAGGAAATCGAGCAGCGAATGGGGAGAGCACAAGGTGAGTGA
- a CDS encoding glycosyltransferase family 4 protein: MSEPPGVLRILQVCSSPSWGGMEMQVATFSALLRRRGHEVSVACARGTPLYRELTRLGFAPHHFRPRGYLDPAAIVRLAQLLRAQHVQVIHCHYSRDLWTVVPAARLAGRVPTVLIKHVGTMRPKRDPAHRWLYGHVAQVWAISRVIRENLIATHPIAPERVAVVHQGVDLARFRVPPQERARVRGQFGFAENALVVGTIGRLEPGKGHLEFLHMAAEVARQVPQSVFLVVGGTTRGEEFRAEPIYRLAAELNLGPRLVFAGFRQDIPSVLAAMDVFAFPSRAEAFGLVVIEAMAAGVPVISTASDGVLDIVVDGESGLLVPPQDVASLTKAVVRLLTDAELRHRLGRAGRQRVKRLFTVERMAAQVEMLSRGLLGPRQA; encoded by the coding sequence GTGAGTGAGCCCCCCGGTGTGCTGCGTATCCTCCAGGTGTGTTCCTCGCCATCGTGGGGTGGCATGGAGATGCAGGTAGCTACCTTTTCCGCGCTGCTCCGCAGACGTGGCCACGAAGTCTCAGTGGCGTGTGCCCGCGGAACACCCTTGTACCGGGAGTTGACGCGGCTGGGGTTTGCACCTCACCACTTTCGGCCGCGCGGGTATCTCGATCCCGCGGCCATCGTGCGTCTGGCACAGTTGCTGCGGGCCCAACACGTGCAGGTCATTCACTGCCATTACTCTCGGGATCTGTGGACCGTGGTGCCTGCAGCGCGTCTCGCAGGGCGGGTGCCCACGGTGCTGATCAAACACGTGGGCACCATGCGCCCCAAACGGGATCCGGCGCACCGGTGGTTGTATGGCCACGTGGCGCAGGTGTGGGCAATTTCCCGTGTTATCCGTGAGAACCTCATTGCCACCCACCCCATTGCGCCCGAACGGGTGGCGGTGGTGCACCAGGGCGTGGACCTGGCGCGCTTCAGGGTCCCACCGCAGGAAAGGGCGCGCGTGCGTGGCCAATTTGGTTTTGCGGAAAACGCGCTGGTTGTCGGTACTATTGGCAGGCTGGAGCCGGGCAAGGGCCACCTTGAGTTCTTGCACATGGCAGCGGAGGTCGCACGACAGGTGCCGCAAAGCGTGTTTCTTGTGGTTGGCGGCACCACCCGCGGTGAGGAGTTTCGGGCTGAGCCAATCTATCGCCTGGCCGCAGAACTCAACCTAGGCCCGCGGTTAGTCTTTGCTGGCTTTCGCCAGGACATTCCGTCTGTCTTAGCTGCCATGGATGTGTTCGCTTTCCCCTCCAGGGCTGAGGCGTTCGGGCTGGTGGTCATCGAGGCCATGGCCGCCGGGGTACCGGTTATCTCTACTGCCAGTGATGGCGTGCTGGACATTGTGGTTGATGGTGAGAGCGGGCTCCTTGTGCCGCCGCAAGACGTGGCAAGCCTCACAAAGGCGGTAGTGCGCCTTTTGACGGACGCGGAACTGCGACACAGGCTGGGCCGGGCAGGCCGTCAGAGGGTCAAACGCCTGTTCACCGTGGAGCGGATGGCTGCACAGGTTGAAATGCTTTCCCGTGGACTCCTCGGCCCCAGGCAGGCGTAA
- a CDS encoding Crp/Fnr family transcriptional regulator — MDTRLLKTIPIFSALDEEDLERIATLCVRKTCAPNQVILVEEESGQSLFIIKRGSVKVSHVSDEGREVILSILNAGEFFGEMALLDGKGRSANVTALVETELLMLRRADFLSLLEDYPQISIALLRELAGRIRMSDSHISTLSLKDALGRVAMALIHVAEKTGRPRGQEMVIPKLPIQQDLANMAGTARETISRALGHFEELGYLHREGHRVVIKDFQLFKRAFT; from the coding sequence ATGGACACCAGACTGCTCAAGACCATTCCCATTTTCTCCGCCCTCGATGAGGAGGACCTGGAGCGAATAGCCACGCTGTGCGTGCGCAAGACTTGTGCGCCAAACCAGGTGATCTTGGTGGAGGAAGAGAGCGGGCAGTCGCTCTTCATCATCAAACGCGGCAGCGTCAAAGTATCGCACGTGAGCGACGAAGGGCGCGAGGTTATTCTGTCCATCCTCAACGCTGGCGAGTTTTTTGGCGAGATGGCCCTGCTGGATGGGAAGGGGCGTTCTGCGAACGTGACGGCCTTGGTGGAGACCGAGCTGCTGATGCTGCGGCGCGCCGACTTTTTGAGCTTACTGGAGGACTATCCGCAGATATCGATCGCTCTGCTCCGCGAGTTGGCCGGCCGTATCCGCATGAGCGATTCGCACATCTCCACTCTAAGCCTCAAGGATGCGCTGGGACGTGTGGCCATGGCGCTCATCCACGTGGCAGAAAAGACAGGACGGCCCCGCGGGCAGGAGATGGTGATTCCCAAGCTCCCCATTCAGCAGGACCTGGCCAACATGGCAGGCACCGCGCGCGAGACCATTTCCCGCGCCTTGGGTCATTTCGAGGAGTTGGGCTATCTCCATCGCGAAGGACACCGGGTCGTTATCAAAGATTTCCAGCTGTTTAAGCGCGCCTTTACTTGA
- a CDS encoding ABC transporter permease has product MLRTILSFFVHLHGLFETFLNGWVGLFRRPLYGRAIIEQMDVIGVRSTAIVVLTSMFTGLVLALQSGYEMAIYGAKMYVGTLLSVSLVRELGPVLAALIVTGRVGSAMAAEIGSMAVTEQIDAMRALGTDPIKKLVTTRMVAATVMLPVLTAVADAVGVLGGLVVAVSSLGISSSFYWVTVVRALTFDDLVMGLTKPVLFGVLMATVGCYMGMSTTGGTRGVGESTTKAVVLTSVLIFAVDFLFTKLYLAVAS; this is encoded by the coding sequence ATGTTAAGGACGATTCTGTCGTTCTTCGTGCATCTTCACGGTCTGTTCGAGACATTCCTGAACGGGTGGGTAGGGCTCTTCCGCAGGCCCCTCTACGGTCGGGCGATCATCGAGCAAATGGACGTGATCGGCGTCCGTTCCACGGCGATCGTAGTGCTCACCTCGATGTTTACGGGATTGGTCCTTGCCCTCCAGTCGGGCTATGAAATGGCAATCTACGGGGCGAAGATGTACGTGGGCACCCTGCTCAGTGTGTCGCTGGTGCGCGAGCTGGGGCCGGTGCTGGCCGCGCTAATCGTCACCGGCAGGGTGGGCTCGGCCATGGCGGCTGAAATTGGGTCCATGGCAGTGACCGAGCAGATCGACGCCATGCGGGCCTTGGGTACGGACCCCATCAAGAAGTTGGTCACCACCCGCATGGTGGCGGCCACCGTGATGCTCCCAGTGCTTACGGCAGTCGCTGATGCGGTAGGGGTTCTGGGGGGACTCGTGGTTGCGGTGAGCTCGTTGGGGATTAGCAGTTCCTTCTATTGGGTCACCGTGGTACGCGCCTTGACCTTCGACGACTTGGTTATGGGCCTCACTAAACCTGTCCTGTTCGGGGTGCTCATGGCGACGGTGGGGTGCTATATGGGCATGTCCACCACCGGGGGTACGCGCGGTGTGGGCGAGTCCACCACCAAGGCAGTGGTGCTCACTTCGGTGCTCATCTTCGCGGTGGATTTCCTTTTCACCAAGCTCTATCTTGCGGTGGCAAGCTGA
- a CDS encoding ABC transporter ATP-binding protein — translation MSEERTHKSGATIEFCDIHKYFGENWVLRGLSLQVRAGETLVILGRSGCGKSVLLKILLGLIRPESGEVWFDGTELTSLSERQLVPFRTQIGMLFQGSALFDSLTVGENVAYWLREHTRLSEEEIAARVAECLRFVEMEGTEELMPSELSGGMRKRVALARAMISMPRVMLYDEPTTGLDPITATTINALIRKTQHELGVTSIVVTHELESAFSVANRLAVIHEGVIVAVGTKEEVQASDNEFVRTFLAGPK, via the coding sequence ATGAGTGAGGAGCGCACACACAAAAGCGGTGCCACCATCGAGTTCTGCGACATCCACAAGTACTTCGGGGAGAATTGGGTGTTGCGGGGGCTGTCGCTGCAGGTGCGGGCTGGGGAAACGCTGGTCATCCTCGGTCGTTCGGGGTGTGGCAAGAGCGTGCTGCTCAAGATTCTGCTCGGCCTCATCAGGCCGGAGAGCGGCGAGGTGTGGTTCGACGGCACAGAACTCACTTCGCTCAGCGAGCGCCAACTTGTGCCGTTTCGGACCCAGATCGGGATGCTCTTTCAGGGCTCGGCCCTCTTCGACTCGCTGACCGTAGGCGAGAATGTGGCATACTGGCTGCGGGAGCACACTCGCCTGAGCGAGGAGGAGATCGCCGCGCGGGTGGCCGAGTGCCTCCGTTTTGTAGAAATGGAGGGCACAGAAGAGCTCATGCCTTCTGAACTCTCCGGAGGGATGCGCAAGCGGGTGGCGCTGGCGCGGGCCATGATTTCCATGCCGCGCGTGATGCTGTACGACGAGCCCACAACTGGACTGGACCCGATCACCGCCACGACCATCAACGCTCTGATCCGAAAAACGCAGCACGAATTGGGTGTGACCTCAATCGTGGTAACCCATGAGCTGGAGAGCGCCTTCAGCGTGGCAAATCGCCTGGCCGTCATCCACGAGGGGGTTATTGTGGCCGTGGGCACCAAAGAGGAGGTGCAGGCCTCTGACAATGAGTTTGTACGGACGTTCTTGGCGGGACCAAAATGA